A region of the Micropterus dolomieu isolate WLL.071019.BEF.003 ecotype Adirondacks linkage group LG10, ASM2129224v1, whole genome shotgun sequence genome:
AATTCCTCCATCCGACTCCTGGAGCAACCTTATGTCAGAAAcagccatctctctctctccacccttCCACAGGGGAAACACAATCAGCTTTTGCTGTATCATGTACCTGCTTCCATCCATGCATGGTCATGTGAGAATGTTGCCCAGATAATTAATAGAGTAACTCAAGCTCCAGTTGAAACTATTAGTCAATTAATAGATTGTTCTAACTACTGATTAATTGTTACAGTCatgttttttaaggaaaaatGCCAAACGTTCACTGGTTGCAGCGTCTCAAATGTACAGATTTTAAAGTAGTAGCTATAGTAGTGAGGATAGTAAACCAAATGTATTTGGGTTTTGTGCTGTTTGTCggacaaaaaaagcaatttcAATAAGTCACCTTGGGTTATGGGACGTTATAACGATGTATATTTTACAGGCAAACAACTGATCGATTAATCTAGATGATGAAATAAACAGCCCTAACAAAATATTAGATCATCAAAGTCTCATCTAAGTGCATCCTCCCACATCCATACAGATAATATCCATTTAGAAATCTTTTGTGGAGCATCTTGCACTAAAGCAAGAGGGGGACAAATCTATGCTATATGTAGTAGGTATGACGTACAGTTTAAAAATGCAATAgctattttaatatacatacacattGTACTGACCAGTCTTGACTTGTGTGTTGCTTTACCAAAACATCAAACCATACATTCTTACAGATGTCAGATGCAAACGTCATATCCTCCCAATCTAATCAGCTCTTATGACCATGATGCTGAAATGGTATCCACCTGATAACTATCGTTGAGAAAATACAAGCTCACTCCTAGTAGTGTGCTGCCACAACATACAAGAGAAGACAGATTAAAGGAAAAGAGCTGTACAAACTAAAGCATGCACATATTCTCTGTCTACTCCACTCCACCCCTAAAATCTGGATTCCATCCATTTCCGTTCAGGACATTTTTAAGCACAGCGTAGCTCAAATGACGAAGTGTTGAGTCGTGCATGgtaaatttacaaaatgttgagactataaattatgttttactTAAGGTACAATTTAATTgtatgtaatttaatttgtcTGTCATCTTAAAAGGAAGCAGGAGTTTAATTTATAtcagtatttatttacagcaggttTGGTTGGGGGATGGGGAAACCACATCTAATGTACTTTTCActtcatttctgtgttttttaataaaggTCAGGTAGGTGGTTTTACTGATTTCTACCTTCCCATGCTGTGCACCTGCTTCGTGTTGTTGTTTGTAAGGATGGATTCACTCCAGTATGCTTTAATCCAAATGGCTCATGGACCATATCCGTGGTCCATCTGCCAGCTTTGTAGAATCAAAATGTTCTTCACAGCATGATCATGCTGAGCACACAGCCTCCTGCAACACTGATgccacacagacaaaacacaaacactcggCACTTGTATCAGTGTTGTCATTTTATGTCCAACTGTTAAAATATTACTTAATTGAAAAATTAGACAGTCTAATCTTAATTTTGCAGACTTCCCCAGGCAACTCTATTGTATTCCTGCATAAATGATTAATAGATATGCCTTTTAGATAATTTGTAATTACTGCttaaaggggacagagcattTGCAGTCTGGGCCCCAAGGTGCTGGAacagtaataaaaacaacaacaacattaataataatattatacataataataatacataataatacataaatacactATGCACAAAAAGTAAGGAACCTTATGTTTggtatattatttatttgttctaaCGGTGCTGCTTGGCAATAAATCTTATGCCATTGGAAAGCATGTTTATGTCCCTTTTAAATGGTGCCACATTTGTAAGGAACATGCATTTGAGGGATAAGACAACAAAGCTGAGTATGTGGGTTGAGCCCATGAAAAATTTGCCAAATAGTCTGTGACAATGCCAAACGGCTTTTCTTTGCTGTTGACTCTTGTTTGGTGGATTGGATGATTGGAGTCTGAAGAAACAAGAGATATTGgaattttaacaatttattcatttaacaaacAGGAGTGTCAGTAGCGTGTGGAAGAACCATACACAGCCACACAACAGCCTGACACCTCCTCCTCATGCTGGTCACCAGCCTGGTCACACAATGCTGTGGGAGAGCATCCCATTCTTCAACCAGCTTTTGTctcaaataattattataattattctaCCAAAATAATTTGGTGGAAAATGATccaccaaacacaaatttccAAACTTTTGGGGCGTAGTTTAGAATTAATTGGTAATCTGTGTTTTATTCTTGTCTTTATTCTTATTGTTGTCTGGACAAAACTGTTGCATTCCATGAAGGTCGGAAATtcctaatattaaaatatacacaaaaactGTTGACTCACAATTCTGACTAAGAAACTTGAATTATCAACCACGTGTTTTCTAAAGTTCCCTTATCTGATGTCTTCTAAATATAGCAGCAAACACTGTTTCAAACGTTCAGGGCTGAGTGCTCAAATCTCCCGAGTTAAAAAGTAATAGCGTTCTGTTACCAAGGAGACAGTTGAAGCCTAGAGCAGCGCACTGCAGGTGTAAGTTACTTTAACGTTTGAACGGCGAAAATTGAGTTGTATGTAACTAAAGGGTAACGTTAACATtatacaaatattaaatgtcTGTTGGTTTACCActttaaagatgtttttcagTAATTCACGACATTGCCATAGTAGTAAGCTTGTCGCAGTTTAGCTAGCATTAGGGTGGATCGTCTGTTTGCTGTTAACTTTACAGATAGTTTTGGCTAGCAGCTCAATGTGTGACGGTAACTTATGGCAGCACCATTACCTTAGCTAATGCCTATAGATAATATGGTTTCAGTGACAAATTAATTAGGCCGTAAATGCCATTAGGTAAACTATcatcacataaacacacctgAAAATAAGCAAGGATATAGCTACTGTTGCTTGGATGttaaacttttaaatgtttcttttttctaagCAGAAAATAGTCTACAAAAACCCTACAACAATGTCCAGGTTCCCTTATCCCCCAGCAGCCACCCTCAATCCAGATGAGGACTACAGAAAGATCAGGAGGATCATTGCTGAAGATCCAGGCTGGTCCCTGGCTATAGTACCTTGTTTATCAAACCTGTGTCTGCAAAGCATCGTGAGAAACTTTGAGGGTAtgcacttgtttttttgtacaattattatatatattattataaacgTTTACACATTCACTTGTAATATAAATGGAACTTATACAAAACTTAAACCTGTTACAGAAATGCCCATATTTGAAGCCCTTACACCCATTCAGAAAGACTTTGTGCAGGAGAGACTATCTACTTCCCTGCCCCTGCATGTGACAGCCAACTTGATCGGTGATGGTGTCTATTGGAAGCGGCGATGCGAGCAGCGGTGGGACCTTTGTGATGTCTCTCATTATGGCCACAGCTGGAAACGACTGTTCTTTGAGAGGCACATGGAGAACGTTATTGAGCTTTTTATTCCGGATGTAACAGAGCCAAACACTGTTTTAGCGATGGTACCTCATTGTAAGAACTACGTCAAGAGGCTGGACATTTCCCAACTCCTGCCGCCTATCAAGGAGCCcaagatggaggaagaggaatatGGCTCTGAGTTAGCGAGTGACAACGAGTATGATGGACCATCTGTGGACCACTTTGACTTTAACATCCTGCTTGACAAGCTGACAAACCTGGAAGAGCTCCATTTGGTGTACAGGGTCAAACAATGTGGGATGAACTTTGAATGGAAGATGTTTGAGATGACTGACAGAGATTGTGAGTCCCTCGCCAAGGCCCTTAAGTCCTGTAAGAATTTGAAGGTGAATATTGACTCCTCCTCAGTGGTCTATACCATGCAAAGTATGGAGCCTGATTTTCTGGAGCCTGTTTGTTGTAATTCAACACTTCTGACTTTATTGCAAGTAAAAGCATCATTTACAGTTCCAGATGTCAGGGAAACAGGGAAATTGTTGTTGGCACTACCCAAGAATTAAATTCATGCTCTATTTACATCAAGACACCAGAGCCCCTGGCTGCAACCTAAATAAGTCAGTATTTGATGCACATTTTTGTCACATTAGTTTATTACTGCATTAGAATATGGCATTTATCTGCTATTGGTTTCTGTGCATGATATGGAAACTGTACAAAAGATTATTGGAATTGATAtcaaggctgcaactaatgagtGCATAATCTGTTGATTACTTAAGTCTTTAGTCTATAATCTATCAGAAACAAATTGAAAATGGCCACTACTATTTCCCAGGTGCCAAAGATATTTAGTTGGTTgatttacttactttattttacaatatataaAGCATAGTCCTTCACTGTTCTGTGATGCTGAcatgtaaataacatttataaatgtGGCATGTTCATAgtgtcaaaaaaaaagaaaaggaaaatgacttttatttttaagtcaTGACATCCTGTGACATCAAATCTGCTCTTAATGATTCAGTTTTTTGTGCTACTCACCTGTTTCTACAGCTTCTAAGGCTCCATCAAAGCCAGATTGAGGATAAAAAGTGCCGGCTGCTGGTGAAATACCTCTTGGACCACCCGTCTCTAAGAGAGCTTGACTTCTCTCACAACCTGATCGGAGACAAAGGAGCCAGAGCCATTGGCAAACTGCTCACCAGGAGCACACTGGAGACCCTGAACATGTGCGACAACAACATTAGAGACACGGGAGCCAAAGTTATAGCTCATGCCTTGTCCAAGAACTCTACCCTTTTGTCCCTCAACCTGCGTCTCAACCGTTTGAGAGATGAGGGAGGTCAGGCTATCGGCAAGGCCTTGCTGAACAACAACACCCTACTTCACCTGCACCTGGGAGGCAATGAGGTGACGGGGCCTACTGCCATTGCGCTGTCTAAAGTGCTAGTTCAGAATGACACCCTGCAGAGCATCAATCTCTCCTGCAACAACCTGGGTGTGGTAAGTAAATTGCTGTTCTTAGATTCTTACTACTAGCGGGGCAATACATATGAAGTATAAGGGCCACCTTGTCACCTGTATCAACAAGGTTCAAACTCTGTACTGTGGCAATTTTAGGACATTGCATTCTCAAAATTtgtcaaatgtgttttgttaaatCTCAGGTGCTCTTGGGCTAACATTAAAtcttacagtacatctgcagcTGATGGAAATCTGGTCATAACTATCCCATCATGATCTGAAGTAGGCAAAAGAATTCTGGAAAAGTCTgcgatcaccaaagtcattcaACTTTATGCTCTGAATTTCATGGCAATGCGTCAAAGGGATTTGGCGATTAATGGATTAGTTGTTCAGTTGAAAATTCATTGCAAACAATTTTGATTATcagttaatcatttaagtcaatttcaagcaaaaatacaaaacagttacTGATTCCATCCTGGTTTCTCAATCTCTTATTATAATAAACTTAATATTTAGGggcttttaaataattaatttagatATGTCAACTTGGGCTCTAGCACagctttctgacattttatagattacATGACtaattgacaaaataatttgCAAATTGCTATGAATACCAATGAACATAGTCCTACAATATTTGTCAAG
Encoded here:
- the tcte1 gene encoding dynein regulatory complex subunit 5 isoform X2; protein product: MSRFPYPPAATLNPDEDYRKIRRIIAEDPGWSLAIVPCLSNLCLQSIVRNFEEMPIFEALTPIQKDFVQERLSTSLPLHVTANLIGDGVYWKRRCEQRWDLCDVSHYGHSWKRLFFERHMENVIELFIPDVTEPNTVLAMVPHCKNYVKRLDISQLLPPIKEPKMEEEEYGSELASDNEYDGPSVDHFDFNILLDKLTNLEELHLVYRVKQCGMNFEWKMFEMTDRDCESLAKALKSCKNLKLLRLHQSQIEDKKCRLLVKYLLDHPSLRELDFSHNLIGDKGARAIGKLLTRSTLETLNMCDNNIRDTGAKVIAHALSKNSTLLSLNLRLNRLRDEGGQAIGKALLNNNTLLHLHLGGNEVTGPTAIALSKVLVQNDTLQSINLSCNNLGVDGGGLDQPETCSREENEVDTK
- the tcte1 gene encoding dynein regulatory complex subunit 5 isoform X1 encodes the protein MSRFPYPPAATLNPDEDYRKIRRIIAEDPGWSLAIVPCLSNLCLQSIVRNFEEMPIFEALTPIQKDFVQERLSTSLPLHVTANLIGDGVYWKRRCEQRWDLCDVSHYGHSWKRLFFERHMENVIELFIPDVTEPNTVLAMVPHCKNYVKRLDISQLLPPIKEPKMEEEEYGSELASDNEYDGPSVDHFDFNILLDKLTNLEELHLVYRVKQCGMNFEWKMFEMTDRDCESLAKALKSCKNLKLLRLHQSQIEDKKCRLLVKYLLDHPSLRELDFSHNLIGDKGARAIGKLLTRSTLETLNMCDNNIRDTGAKVIAHALSKNSTLLSLNLRLNRLRDEGGQAIGKALLNNNTLLHLHLGGNEVTGPTAIALSKVLVQNDTLQSINLSCNNLGVDGGKALEEAMSHNTNLTECDIRLTEVDERTVSVINQVVWTNQRHAQERKTK
- the tcte1 gene encoding dynein regulatory complex subunit 5 isoform X3: MSRFPYPPAATLNPDEDYRKIRRIIAEDPGWSLAIVPCLSNLCLQSIVRNFEEMPIFEALTPIQKDFVQERLSTSLPLHVTANLIGDGVYWKRRCEQRWDLCDVSHYGHSWKRLFFERHMENVIELFIPDVTEPNTVLAMVPHCKNYVKRLDISQLLPPIKEPKMEEEEYGSELASDNEYDGPSVDHFDFNILLDKLTNLEELHLVYRVKQCGMNFEWKMFEMTDRDCESLAKALKSCKNLKLLRLHQSQIEDKKCRLLVKYLLDHPSLRELDFSHNLIGDKGARAIGKLLTRSTLETLNMCDNNIRDTGAKVIAHALSKNSTLLSLNLRLNRLRDEGGQAIGKALLNNNTLLHLHLGGNEVTGPTAIALSKVLVQNDTLQSINLSCNNLGVVVWTNQRHAQERKTK